From the Amia ocellicauda isolate fAmiCal2 chromosome 12, fAmiCal2.hap1, whole genome shotgun sequence genome, the window AGAGTTCAGGAGAATGTTTTGTTTGGATCCCCATTTACTGTCCTGGATCCAAATCTCCCTCAGGTTCATGGGTGACGCAACCCACGGTTTAAAAATAGCATTCACACACACgcgctcactcactcactgacccaCCCAATCCACTCACTcgatcacacacacgcactcccTCCCCAGCCCAAAATCCACACAGCACAACTCGGTGAGAGCTGGACTCGGACACTGCTCTGATTAAAAAACaaccgccagccagccagccagccagcgcTAGAGGACGTGGAGGGCAGTCTCGATTAACAACTGAGGGACGCCACAGACACGGGATCGGGACAGTGTGGAGAGAGGGATCTAGGGAGGGGGTGGCGAGTTGCCAGGTAAGAGTGGCACGTGCCCCCCCAACTACGCCTCTCCGGGGCCTAGCTCAGGAACAGGCTGCGGTGTCCGTGGTGGTCCAGGGCCGAGAAGCAGTCCTCGGAGTGGACGAAGTGCAGGGCGGTCTGGTTGTAGGCCAGCAGGGCCTGTTGCCGCTCCTCGGGCCCGAAGTCCAGGGAGTGGGGGTGCACCTGCTGGATGTGCCGCTTGATGGTGCTGACCTTCAGGGTGGCCAGCGCCGCGCCGCACACCATGCACAGCAGCCCGTGCCGCCGGCAGTCGTAGTCCATCAGGAACTCCAGGCGCCACCGCACCTGGTAGTTGCGCCGCTGGTCCTTGCCCGGGTAGTGCCCGTGACGTACCGCCACCCCCCCCAACCGGGGCCCGCCGCCCACGCAGCCTCCCGCCCGCGCCCCGCCACGCTCGGCCCCCGCCTCCCCCTCTGGCTCCGCCTCCGCCTCTGGCTCCCCGGGGGAGCTGGGCTGGCTGCTCTCAGCAGCTCCCGCAGGGGCAATCTTGTGGGCTGCCTCTGTGAAGgaggagggagacagacagagggacagagggagagagatggaaggggggagggagagaaaggggaAAGAGAGGGAATAGGAGAGTCAGGAGAAAGTGAAGAAGAGAGAGTGGACATAGTGAGGCAGTCTTGTTTGAAACCAAGGGCACATTCTCAGCCATCAGGCCTCTTAGACCACCTGCATCTCCACTTGGGGAAAAATTGTCACAATAACAAGGAATGtgagggggaggagggcacTTGAATCCTCAAAGTTTTTAATAAGCAGAACAATAAAAaccataaaaactaaaaattcaTATAGAAACTcaaattttaatatttaacaaacaaaataaaaatcaatgtaattattcaatacattacaattactgATTGTCGGCTGGAACAACACCCCCCCTCCCAACTCTGCAGGCTTTATCACCACCTGACCCAAAAAGTCCAAAGCACGTCTCAATTCTAGCGGTTTCAGCCGTCTAGATGAACCCGAAATGAGCCGACAGAAACAATCCCAGAAGACactgcggctctccaggaccaacaAAACACCCTCCCGATCCGGAGACCATTAATCTCTGCAGGTTCCCCGGGTTTAATGCTCGTCTGAGCTGGTGACACCAGTGCTCTGTCTCTGTTTACCTTCCGATGTCGCCTCCCCCACGCCCGGCAGCTCCTGCCCCTCCTTGCCCCAAGCAGCTGCCAGGGCCTCCCGCTCGGGCATCGCCAGGCCGGCGCTCTGAGGGTGGCACTCCCGGATGTGCCTCCGGAAGGCGCTGACTTTGGGGGCGGGCATAGGTTGGCAGCACACCATGCACACGAAGCCCTGGCTCTCCAAGACGTAGGCCACCAGGTAGTCCAGCCTCCACCGCTCGGGGTAGCTGCGGCGGGTGCCCTTGCCAGGGAGGAGGTTCCTGGGCTTGGTGGAACTTGAGTCGCCATTCTCTGTTTCGTGGGGGTAGAGTTTGGAAACGCGCGGCGTCACATCATCCCCGTCTGTATCAGGCTCGGACTTGATGGCGATGTCGTTATCTAAAGGGCCCTCGTCAGCGTCtgggcagagggagagaggggaaaggagagttttatattaatttaagaacataaagtttacaaacgagaggaggccattagacccatcgtgttcgtttggtgtccattaataactaagtgatccaaggatcctatccagtctattttcaattgttcccaagttttcagcttctaccacatcgctggggagtttgtttcagattgtgacgactctgtgtGATCTGTTTCATCTGGCAATGACAAAAGAGAAACAGGAACACACTTCCTGCAGGAACAACAGCTACCGCCAGACAGACAGCcaaccaggagagagagagagcgaaaaGGAGACAGAAGGAATGAGAAactgaaaaagagagggagaagggagaCATCCTGGGgccaggaggaggaagagggcaaatgttatttattgagcTCTTTATCGGTGCGTGCTGCTGCGTACCGGCCCGCTCGCGGCTGCGCTGGGCCCAGGTCTGCAGGATGCTGTGCTTCTCCTCGGCGCTGTAGATCAGGGAGTTGGGGTGGATGTCCAGCACGTGGCTCTTGATGTGGTCCAGGTGCAGCGAGGGCAGCTGGCTCCCGCACACCATGCACACGAGCCGGCCCTCCTCGGCCTCGTATTCCATCAGGAACTCCTGGCGGAACCAGGCGTGCAGCGAGTCGTTCAGGTAGCGCTCCAGCGTGCGGGTGGCGGCCGCCGTTGGGGCCGGGCCCTGCAGCAGGGGACCACGGGGGCGGGGGGACGTGTCCGGGACGCTGCTGTTGCTGCTACTGCTGCCGTCGCCACCGCCCTGCCCCCTCCCACTGTCCGACTGCAGCCGCCGCCGTTTGGAGCCACCGGAGCTGGGCTTCCCTGTGGGGAGGAGAGAATGGAAATGTCAAGTGGGTGGATTACTGGGAACGGTTTACATTTACACAAAGAGTAAAGCAAATCACTACTCGACCAAAATGGGAAAACCAAGACACTCCGAGCCCAATCAATCAACTTGATAGATCAGAGGGGCGTGGCATGATATCCCCAGCCACACCCTGGCGACACTCACCCACAGATCTCAGGGCGCAGTCCAGCACCTCGGCCCGGCCCTGGGAGGCCCTGGAGCCCCCGCAGCAGCTCCCCCCCGTCCCGCGGCGGCCCCCCTCCAGCGACAGGTGCGTCTCCCATCCCGAGCGGATCACCTCCTTGTCGGCCGGGCTCCACAGCAGCGAGTCCGGGTGCTTCTGCCGGATGTGGCGCTTGATGGTGCTGAGCTTCAGGGTGGCCAGCGAGCTGCCGCACACCATGCACACCATGCCGTGCCGCTGGGGGTCGAAGTCCATCAGGTATTCCGTGCGCCAGTACTCGTGGTAGTAGCGCCGGTGGTCCCGGCCCGGGATGCGGCTGCGGCCCGGCCTGGAGGCCCTCTCCTCCCGGTGGTCGCCGTGCGGCCTGGGCCCGGCAGAGGGCGACAGCAGGTAGGGCGAGTCCAGGCTGGCCGTGCTGACGCTCCAGTAGTTGGTGCCTGCCATGCGGTATGAGGGGCGCCGCTGCCGCTGCCCCCGCCGCCGCtgcccctccacctccacctcccgctcttcctccccctctccctctgctgccgctgcctcctcctcttcctccccctcctcctccttatACCCATTCATCGTATCCTCACCTGCCAGGGAAACGAGCACAAACTCAACATGAGACTGAAACTATGACTGCCCTACAGTGCCCACAGCGCTGACtacagtctgggcccctatactatactatagtccccacagcgctggctccagtctgggcccctatactatactatagtccccacagcgctggctccagtctggcccctatactatactatagtccccacagcgctggctccagtctgggcccctatactatactatagtccccacagcgctggctccagtctggcccctatactatactatagtccccacagcgctggctccagtctggaccctatactatactatagtccccacagcgctggctccagtctggcccctatactatactatagtccccacagcgctggctccagtctgggccctatactatactatagtccccacagcgctggctccagtctgggcccctgtGCATATGCTGCTTGCTGTGCTGCACTAGTGATGCAGTAGCTAAAGTAGGTCAACACAAATGAGGCTATGCCACAGACAAGGGCAATACTTATTTCCGGAGATCACTTTAAATGTATTGCCTGCATGTGAATGCGTTAATATAGCAGCCCTATAATCGGATGCGTCTCTCTCTGTAGGTCCGCACTCGGACCACTGTGCCCGTCGTCCACTCAATGGTTAAATATGTGCCGAAGCCCATTGGACGGAGGGGAAGGAGAATGGGGGGGCGGCGAGCTCTGCGGTACCGGTGACATCCGCTCGGTGGCGGCCGCGTTTCACAGCTGGCGGCCAGCATGGgatttttgtctttgtttgtgggagacagagagacagacagagagggagagagagagggagggaggccaTGCTGCTGAATACTACTGACCGTCACACGCATTAacatgagaaagagagagaagtgaggggGCGATAGAGAgggggtgggagagagagagaggtgaaaaGCACAGCCACACAATAATAAACCGTGCTCTCTTACCTCCCGAGTCCAGCTCCGCATCACTCCGCCCGAGCGTCGCCTCCTGCTCGCCGGTGATGGCGGGGAGCGCGGCCGTGTGCTGCGGGGCCTCCTCGCCGCTCTCCCTGGGCGCCTCCTCTGCCATGATCCGCACCGCCAGCGCCGCGGCTGCGGGGGAGAGagagcacagtcacacacacgcacagacaggTCGCCCTGCCTTTGCAGCACTTTTGCGCCGACTTTGCTCTCCCTCGGCGGCGGCTCCCATAACAGCGCCCAGCGAGCCCCCAGATGCACACACAGTACGCGACCACAGCCGCCTGCGAGGCTCCCTGCCCCCCGCCCCCCTGCCCCGCTGCCCCGCTGCCCCGCTGCCCCGCTCCTCACCCCCAGCCCTCCGCCGCACAGGAGCcaactaactttgttttaaacacacagagcacatatGCTGGTACCGTGCGGGCCCCGGACGCAGCAGCGGGACTCGACCCTGGGCTGTTGACGCTGTGCTAACGCGCTTTGCTGGCTCGGTTTAAAAGCCACTGCTCGCCTTTTGGGTGGGGAGCCTAGCTTGGGGCCCCTGGGGCTCCTTTAGGGGCTCCTGGGTAAATTTAAAGAGACAGTAGCGCCTTTCACACAAGGACAGCGTCCGGACCGCCAGAAACGGAAGTGAAGTGAATTATTAACAGTACAGGGACATAACAGCGCGGCACATTGTGCGtgtctctattattattattattattattattattattattattattattattattattattattataagtagtagtagtagtagtagtagtagtagtagtagtagtagtagtaccatTCGTAATAGTAGTGCtagtggttatttatttatttagcttgttttatttccacttcactgttaatgattaattaattaattattattattattaataatatacctattattattattattattattattattattattattattattattattgatggtGGAGGTGATTACAAaaggtgtttgtttttgcattaccGCTGGAATGTTAATagtgttcattattattattattattattattattattattattattattattattattgttgttgttgttgttgttgttgttgttgagaaGAAGACCCACGTGTGACACCCCTAACAAAatacccccccctccccgaagGATTGCTGCCCGTGTTGTTAGTAATTGTTCAGGATTCTTGCAggtattgcatttaaaaaataaaaactatattgTATAGGAAACCCCTGAGTGTCGATATGGAatttgatataaatatatatttcctatttacactcacctaaaggattattaggaaccccatactaatactgtgtttgaccccctttcgccttcagaactgccttaattctacgtggcattgattcaacaaggtgctgaaagcattctttagaaacgttggcccatattgataggatagcatcttgcagttgatggagatttgtgggatgcacatccagggcacgaagctcccgttccaccacatcccaaagatgctctattgggttgagatctggtgactgtgggggccagtttagtacagtgaactcattgtcatgttcaagaaaccagtttgaaatgattcgacctttgtgacatggtgcattatcctgctggaagtagccatcagaggatgggtacatggtgatcataaagggatggacatggtcagaaacaatgctcaggtaggccgtggcatttaaacgatgcccaattggcactaaggggcctaaatgtgtcaagaaaacatcccccataccattacaccaccaccaccagcctgcacagtggtaacaaggcatgatggatccatgttctcattctgtttacgccaaattctgactctaccatctgaatgtgtcaacagaaatcgagactcatcagaccaggcaacatttttccagtcttcaactgtccaattttggcgagcttgtgcaaattgtagcctctttttcctatttgtagtggagatgagtggtacccggtggggtcttctgctgttgtagcccatccgcctcaaggttgtacgtgttgtggcttcacaaatgctttgctgcatacctcggttgtaacgagtggttatttcagtcaaagttgctcttctatcagcttgaatcagtcggcccattctcctctgacctctagcatcaacaaggcattttcgcccacaggactgccgcatactggatgtttttcccttttcacaccattctttgtaaaccctagaaatggttgtgcgtgaaaatcccagtaactgagcagattgtgaaatactcagaccggctcgtctggcaccaacaaccatgccacgctcaaaattgcttaaatcacctttctttcccattcagacattcagtttggagttcaggagattgtcttgaccaggaccacacccctaaatgcattgaagcaactgccatgtgattggttggttagataattacattaatgagaaattgaacaggtgttcctaataatactttaggtgagtgtatactgtagtgttgtataatagtggagtgtaaaatactgtagtgttgtatagtagagtagtgtaatatactgtagtgttgtataacacagtgtagtgtaatatactctAGTATTTTATAACAgcgtggtgtaatatactgtagtgttgtataacacagtgtagtgtaatatactgtagtgttgtataacacagtgtagtgtaatttactgtagtgttgtataagacagtgtagtgtaatatactgtagtgttgtataatactgtagtgtaatatactgtagtgctgtataatagagtagtgtaatatactgtagtgttgtataacacagtgtagtgtaatatactgtagtgttgtataacacagtgtagtgtaatttactgtagtgttgtataacacagtgtggtgtaatatactgtagtgttgtataacacagtgtggtgtaatattctgtagtgttgtataacacagtgtagtgtaatatactgtagtgttgtataacacagtgtggtgtaatatactgtagtgttgtataatactgtagtgtaatatactgtagtgctgtataatagagtagtgtaatatactgtagtgttgtataacacagtgtagtgtaatatactgtagtgttgtataagacagtgtagtgtaatatactgtagtgttgtataacagtgtggtgtaatatactgtagtgttgtataacacagtgtggtgtaatatactgtagtgtagtataacacagtgtggtgtaaaatactgtagtgttgtataatagtgtagtgaaatatactgcagtgttgtataacacagtgtagtgtaatatactgtagtgttgtataacagtgtggtgtaatatactgtagtgttgtataacacagtgtggtgtaatatactgtagtgttgtataacacagtgtagtgtaatatactgtagtgttgtataacacagtgtggtgtaatatactgtagtgttgtataagacagtgtagtgtaatacacTGTAATGTTGTGTActagtgtggtgtaatatactgtagtgttgtataagacagtgtagtgtaatatactgtagtgttgtataacagtgtcgtgtaatatactgtagtgttgtataacagtgtggtgtaatatactgtagtgttgtataacacagtgtagtgtaatatactgtagtgttgtataacacagtgtggtgtaatatactgtagtgtagtataacacagtgtggtgtaatatactgtagtgttgtataatagtgtagtgtaatatactgcagtgttgtataccacagtgtggtgtaatatactgtagtgttgtataatagtgtagtgtaatatactgcagtgttgtataacacagtgtggtgtaatatactgtagtgttgtataagacagtgtagtgtaatgtactgtagtgttgtataatagagtagtgtaatatactgtcgtgttgtataacagtgtggtgtaatatactgtagtgttgtttaatagtgtggtgtaatatactgtagtgttgtataagacagtgtagtgtaatatactgtagtgttgtataacacagtgtggtgtaatatactgtagtgttgtataatagagtagtgtaatatactgcagtgttgtataacacagtgtggtgtaatatactgtagtgttgtataacacagtgtagtgtaatatactattgtgttgtataacacagtgtggtgtaatttactgtagtgttgtataagacagtgttgtgtaatatactgtagtgttgtataacagtgtggtgtaatatactgtagtgatgtattatagtgtagtgtaatatactgtagtgttgtataatacagtgtggtgtaatatactgttgtgttgtataagacagtgtagtgtaatatactgtagtgttgtataacacagtgtagtgtaatatactgtagtgctgtataacacagtgtagtgtaatatactgtagtgttgtattacagtgtggtgtaatatactgtagtgttgtataatagagtagtgtaatatactgtagtgttgtataatagtgtagtgtaatatactgtagtgttgtataacagtgtggtgaatatactgtagtgttgtataatagtgtagtgtaatatactgtagtgttgtataacacagtgtagtgtattatactgtagtgttgtataacacagtgtagtataatataatgtagtgttgtaaaacacagtgtggtgtaatatactgtagtgttgtataacacagtgtggtgtaatattctgtagtgttgtataacacagtgtagtgtaatatactgtcgtgttgtataacacagtgtagtgtaatatactgtagtgttgtataacacagtgtagtgtaatatactgcagtgttgtatgagacagtgtagtgtaatatactgtagtgttgtataacacagtgtggtgtaatatactgtagtgttgtataagacagtgtcgtgtaatatactgtagtgttgtataatagtgtagtgtaatatactgcagtgttgtataacacagtgtggtgtaatatactgtagtgttgtataatagagtagtgtaatatactgtagtgtagtataacacagtgtggtgtaatattctgtagtgttgtataatagtgtagtgtaatatactgcagtgttgtataacacagtgtagtgtaatatactgtagtgttgtataacacactgtagtgtaatatactgtagtgttgtataagacagtgtagtataatatactgtagtgttgtataatacagtgtggtgtaatatactgtagtgatgtattatagtgtagtgtaatatactgtagtgttgtataacagtgtggtgttatatactgtagtgttgtataacacagtgtagtgtaatatactgtagtgttgcataatacagtgtagtgtaatatactgtagtgctgtataacacagtgtagtgtaatatactgtagtgttgtataacacagtgtagtgtaatatactgtagtgttgtataatagagtagtgtaatatactgtagtgttgtataatagtgtagtgtaatatactgtagtgttgtataacagtgtggtgaatatactgtagtgttgtataatagtgtagtgtaatatactgtagtgttgtataacacagtgtagtgtattatactgtagtgttgtataacacagtgtagtataatataatgtagtgttgtaaaacacagtgtggtgtaatatactgtagtgttgtataatacagagtagtgtaatatactgtagtgttgtataacagtgtggtgtaatatactgtagtgctgtataatagagtagtgtaatatactgtagtgctgtataatagagtagtg encodes:
- the zfta gene encoding zinc finger translocation-associated protein isoform X1 — encoded protein: MCSVCLKQTAALAVRIMAEEAPRESGEEAPQHTAALPAITGEQEATLGRSDAELDSGGEDTMNGYKEEEGEEEEEAAAAEGEGEEEREVEVEGQRRRGQRQRRPSYRMAGTNYWSVSTASLDSPYLLSPSAGPRPHGDHREERASRPGRSRIPGRDHRRYYHEYWRTEYLMDFDPQRHGMVCMVCGSSLATLKLSTIKRHIRQKHPDSLLWSPADKEVIRSGWETHLSLEGGRRGTGGSCCGGSRASQGRAEVLDCALRSVGKPSSGGSKRRRLQSDSGRGQGGGDGSSSSNSSVPDTSPRPRGPLLQGPAPTAAATRTLERYLNDSLHAWFRQEFLMEYEAEEGRLVCMVCGSQLPSLHLDHIKSHVLDIHPNSLIYSAEEKHSILQTWAQRSRERADADEGPLDNDIAIKSEPDTDGDDVTPRVSKLYPHETENGDSSSTKPRNLLPGKGTRRSYPERWRLDYLVAYVLESQGFVCMVCCQPMPAPKVSAFRRHIRECHPQSAGLAMPEREALAAAWGKEGQELPGVGEATSEEAAHKIAPAGAAESSQPSSPGEPEAEAEPEGEAGAERGGARAGGCVGGGPRLGGVAVRHGHYPGKDQRRNYQVRWRLEFLMDYDCRRHGLLCMVCGAALATLKVSTIKRHIQQVHPHSLDFGPEERQQALLAYNQTALHFVHSEDCFSALDHHGHRSLFLS
- the zfta gene encoding zinc finger translocation-associated protein isoform X3, whose amino-acid sequence is MNGYKEEEGEEEEEAAAAEGEGEEEREVEVEGQRRRGQRQRRPSYRMAGTNYWSVSTASLDSPYLLSPSAGPRPHGDHREERASRPGRSRIPGRDHRRYYHEYWRTEYLMDFDPQRHGMVCMVCGSSLATLKLSTIKRHIRQKHPDSLLWSPADKEVIRSGWETHLSLEGGRRGTGGSCCGGSRASQGRAEVLDCALRSVGKPSSGGSKRRRLQSDSGRGQGGGDGSSSSNSSVPDTSPRPRGPLLQGPAPTAAATRTLERYLNDSLHAWFRQEFLMEYEAEEGRLVCMVCGSQLPSLHLDHIKSHVLDIHPNSLIYSAEEKHSILQTWAQRSRERADADEGPLDNDIAIKSEPDTDGDDVTPRVSKLYPHETENGDSSSTKPRNLLPGKGTRRSYPERWRLDYLVAYVLESQGFVCMVCCQPMPAPKVSAFRRHIRECHPQSAGLAMPEREALAAAWGKEGQELPGVGEATSEEAAHKIAPAGAAESSQPSSPGEPEAEAEPEGEAGAERGGARAGGCVGGGPRLGGVAVRHGHYPGKDQRRNYQVRWRLEFLMDYDCRRHGLLCMVCGAALATLKVSTIKRHIQQVHPHSLDFGPEERQQALLAYNQTALHFVHSEDCFSALDHHGHRSLFLS
- the zfta gene encoding zinc finger translocation-associated protein isoform X2, with translation MAEEAPRESGEEAPQHTAALPAITGEQEATLGRSDAELDSGGEDTMNGYKEEEGEEEEEAAAAEGEGEEEREVEVEGQRRRGQRQRRPSYRMAGTNYWSVSTASLDSPYLLSPSAGPRPHGDHREERASRPGRSRIPGRDHRRYYHEYWRTEYLMDFDPQRHGMVCMVCGSSLATLKLSTIKRHIRQKHPDSLLWSPADKEVIRSGWETHLSLEGGRRGTGGSCCGGSRASQGRAEVLDCALRSVGKPSSGGSKRRRLQSDSGRGQGGGDGSSSSNSSVPDTSPRPRGPLLQGPAPTAAATRTLERYLNDSLHAWFRQEFLMEYEAEEGRLVCMVCGSQLPSLHLDHIKSHVLDIHPNSLIYSAEEKHSILQTWAQRSRERADADEGPLDNDIAIKSEPDTDGDDVTPRVSKLYPHETENGDSSSTKPRNLLPGKGTRRSYPERWRLDYLVAYVLESQGFVCMVCCQPMPAPKVSAFRRHIRECHPQSAGLAMPEREALAAAWGKEGQELPGVGEATSEEAAHKIAPAGAAESSQPSSPGEPEAEAEPEGEAGAERGGARAGGCVGGGPRLGGVAVRHGHYPGKDQRRNYQVRWRLEFLMDYDCRRHGLLCMVCGAALATLKVSTIKRHIQQVHPHSLDFGPEERQQALLAYNQTALHFVHSEDCFSALDHHGHRSLFLS